The [Actinobacillus] rossii genome contains a region encoding:
- the ftsI gene encoding peptidoglycan glycosyltransferase encodes MVKFNSARNQAKPKKPVKKPVVTAPTGGVKLNKPKAIFETSFLKGRYRWAIASVFIGLFALVARAAYVQIVNVDELTNEADKRSLRVQEIKSARGSILDRNGQMLSISVPMFQLKADPKVILENDGIAKNKEKWKALADVLGMSYKDLVSKIESKPKLREIVLARQVSEQVKNYARDLKLPAMIISSDYRRFYPRAEETAHLLGFTDVDNNGIEGIEKSFNSLLVGKSGSRTYRKDKYGNIVEDIADVKKYDAHNVTLSIDKDLQSMVYREIKKAVTDNKATSGTAVLVDIRTGEILSMVNAPSYNPNKRAGISEDLMRNKAVTDTFEPGSIVKPFVVLTALQRKAVRRDEIINTGPLVLTGKEVKDVAPRDRQTLDEILENSSNRGVSRLALRMPPSALMETYQAAGLGKSTDLGLGGEQMGFLNANRKRWSDIERANVSFGYGINATPVQIARAYMTLGSFGIYRPLSITKVDPPVIGNRVFSEKITRDVVNMMEKVAIKNKRALVDGYRVAIKTGTAKKIEKGRYVDKYMAYTAGIAPITDPRFALVILIDDPKAGQYYGGAVSAPVFSAIMGAALRAYNVTPDSEPSENQKTTKRVVRLNERPIDKQLN; translated from the coding sequence ATGGTTAAATTTAACTCAGCACGTAATCAAGCGAAGCCAAAGAAACCAGTGAAAAAGCCTGTTGTCACAGCTCCAACTGGTGGCGTCAAACTCAATAAACCGAAAGCCATTTTTGAAACGAGTTTTCTGAAAGGGCGCTATCGTTGGGCGATTGCATCGGTATTTATTGGGTTATTCGCGCTTGTTGCTCGAGCCGCTTATGTTCAAATTGTGAATGTCGATGAGTTGACTAATGAGGCGGATAAGCGTTCTTTGCGTGTACAAGAAATTAAATCAGCGCGTGGTTCGATTTTAGATCGTAATGGTCAAATGTTATCTATCAGTGTTCCAATGTTTCAGCTAAAAGCCGATCCAAAAGTTATTTTAGAAAATGACGGCATTGCTAAAAATAAAGAAAAATGGAAAGCTTTAGCGGATGTCTTAGGTATGTCTTACAAAGATTTGGTGTCAAAAATTGAAAGCAAACCTAAATTACGTGAGATTGTGTTGGCTCGTCAAGTTTCTGAACAAGTGAAAAATTATGCGCGTGACTTAAAATTGCCAGCGATGATTATTTCTAGCGATTATCGACGTTTTTACCCTCGTGCAGAAGAAACCGCTCATTTACTGGGTTTTACGGATGTGGATAACAACGGTATCGAAGGCATCGAAAAAAGTTTTAATTCATTACTTGTCGGAAAATCAGGCTCACGTACCTATCGTAAGGATAAATACGGTAATATTGTAGAAGATATTGCAGATGTCAAAAAATATGATGCACATAATGTGACCTTAAGTATTGATAAAGACTTGCAATCAATGGTTTATCGTGAAATCAAAAAGGCTGTCACTGACAATAAAGCGACTTCTGGTACCGCTGTGCTTGTGGATATTCGTACGGGTGAGATTTTATCTATGGTCAATGCGCCGTCGTATAATCCAAATAAAAGAGCCGGCATTTCCGAAGATTTAATGCGGAATAAAGCGGTTACGGATACGTTTGAACCCGGCTCGATAGTAAAACCTTTCGTGGTTTTGACCGCACTTCAACGTAAAGCTGTACGCCGCGATGAAATTATCAACACAGGACCGTTAGTATTAACGGGGAAAGAAGTGAAAGACGTAGCGCCACGAGATCGCCAAACTTTGGATGAGATTTTGGAAAACTCGTCAAACCGCGGTGTGAGTCGTTTAGCATTGCGTATGCCACCTTCGGCGTTAATGGAAACCTATCAAGCAGCGGGGTTAGGCAAATCGACGGATTTAGGTCTCGGTGGCGAGCAAATGGGTTTTTTAAATGCTAATCGCAAACGCTGGTCTGATATTGAGCGTGCGAACGTTTCTTTCGGATACGGTATTAATGCGACTCCAGTACAAATCGCTCGTGCTTATATGACCTTAGGCAGTTTTGGAATCTATCGTCCACTATCTATTACTAAAGTCGATCCGCCGGTAATTGGTAATCGCGTTTTTTCTGAAAAAATTACGCGAGATGTCGTCAACATGATGGAAAAAGTAGCGATTAAGAATAAACGTGCATTAGTTGATGGTTATCGTGTGGCAATTAAAACAGGTACGGCTAAAAAAATCGAAAAAGGGCGTTACGTCGATAAATATATGGCATATACAGCAGGGATTGCACCTATTACCGATCCGCGTTTTGCGCTTGTTATTTTGATTGATGATCCAAAAGCGGGACAATATTATGGTGGTGCGGTATCTGCACCAGTGTTCTCAGCAATTATGGGCGCAGCATTACGTGCGTATAATGTTACGCCGGATAGTGAGCCATCAGAAAACCAAAAAACGACTAAACGTGTTGTTCGGTTAAACGAACGACCAATTGATAAGCAACTAAATTAG
- the murF gene encoding UDP-N-acetylmuramoylalanyl-D-glutamyl-2, 6-diaminopimelate--D-alanyl-D-alanyl ligase — MIKITTRQLTNILNGQLIGDETVTVENVSADTRQQTQNGLFFALKGEKFDAHNYLSNAIEQGCVAVVVERQCEINVPQIVVADTRIALGQLAAWLKAEINPLTAAMTGSSGKTTVKEMTASILQQTTGTPEAVLFTNGNFNNDIGVPLTLLRLEPKHQFAVIELGANHQGEIAYTTNLARPNVALINNVAPAHLEGFGSLEGVARAKGEIYRGLAKDGIAVMNLNCCYPELWQKEIGEHQVRSFSATDSQADFWAEHVLLHENGATFTLHSPKGNIEINLPYLGTHNVSNALAATSLAMHLGATLEQVKAGLEHRSQVKGRLFPLQVNDNLLLLDDTYNANVDSLKSAIDVLKNYNAFRILAVGDMAELGENTALCHQQVADHAKAANLDCIASFGKFSEVISRGYHFTEKEKMATFLTALIEEKLKENQRIVLLAKGSRSQKMEQIIELLTAHFKG, encoded by the coding sequence ATGATTAAAATAACAACAAGACAACTGACCAACATTTTAAATGGTCAATTAATTGGTGATGAAACTGTCACGGTAGAAAATGTGAGTGCCGATACGCGTCAGCAAACACAAAATGGTTTGTTTTTTGCGTTAAAAGGCGAAAAATTTGATGCGCATAACTATTTGAGCAATGCGATTGAGCAAGGTTGCGTGGCTGTGGTTGTAGAGCGTCAATGTGAGATTAATGTTCCACAGATTGTAGTAGCGGATACTCGTATTGCTCTTGGTCAACTTGCGGCTTGGCTGAAAGCAGAAATTAACCCGTTAACTGCGGCAATGACGGGCTCTTCAGGCAAAACGACTGTCAAAGAAATGACGGCATCTATTTTGCAACAAACCACTGGTACTCCTGAGGCGGTGTTATTTACCAATGGTAATTTCAATAATGATATTGGTGTACCTTTGACGTTATTACGTCTTGAACCGAAACATCAGTTTGCGGTTATTGAATTAGGTGCCAATCATCAAGGTGAAATTGCTTATACAACAAATTTGGCGCGCCCTAATGTCGCGTTAATTAATAATGTGGCGCCAGCGCATTTAGAAGGATTTGGCTCTCTTGAAGGCGTCGCGCGTGCTAAAGGTGAAATTTATCGTGGTCTAGCGAAAGATGGCATTGCTGTGATGAATTTAAATTGTTGTTATCCTGAACTTTGGCAAAAAGAAATTGGGGAACATCAAGTGCGGTCGTTTTCAGCCACAGATTCACAGGCTGATTTTTGGGCAGAACATGTACTTTTGCATGAAAATGGTGCCACTTTTACTTTGCACAGCCCAAAGGGTAACATTGAAATTAATTTGCCTTATCTTGGCACGCATAATGTGAGTAACGCTTTAGCCGCTACTTCATTAGCGATGCATTTAGGGGCAACACTGGAGCAAGTTAAAGCGGGGCTTGAACATCGTTCGCAAGTAAAAGGCCGTTTGTTTCCACTTCAAGTTAATGACAATTTATTATTATTGGATGATACTTACAATGCTAATGTCGATTCATTGAAATCGGCGATTGACGTATTAAAAAATTATAATGCATTTCGTATTTTAGCTGTTGGAGATATGGCCGAATTAGGTGAAAATACTGCACTTTGTCATCAACAAGTTGCAGATCATGCAAAAGCTGCAAATTTGGATTGTATTGCTAGTTTTGGCAAGTTTTCAGAAGTGATTAGCCGTGGGTATCATTTTACAGAAAAAGAAAAAATGGCAACATTTTTGACCGCACTTATTGAAGAAAAATTAAAAGAAAATCAACGCATTGTTCTTTTAGCTAAGGGTTCTCGCAGCCAAAAAATGGAACAAATTATCGAGTTGTTGACCGCTCACTTTAAGGGATAA
- the cstA gene encoding carbon starvation protein CstA has product MLWFLICVAILLLGYFLYSKVVEKIFVINPKRETPAHTLKDGVDYVPMSKKKIWLIQLLNIAGTGPIFGPILGALYGPVAMLWIVFGCVFAGAVHDYFSGMLSIRNGGANIPYMAGKYLGRPAKHVMNIFAILLLLLVGVVFVASPASLLTNITSELMNSGSVGAAAVNDEAGAAKGNILMIWTAIIFVYYIIATLVPIDKIIGRIYPIFGALLMFMTLGMLFGLFFEGIPFFQTVTAKLGHEVELADFFTNLHPKEGTPLWPLLFVTIACGAISGFHATQSPLMARCTENEKEGRFIFYGAMIGEGVIALIWCMVGLSFYDDQASLVEALKGTPSKVVYDSAIGMLGLFGGILAVLGVVVLPITSGDTAFRAARLLIADYLKIDQRNIAKRLSIAIPLFAIGYWVSTVDFQVLWRYFGWANQTTAMVMLWTASAYLFRHKKFHWVTTIPAIFMTMVCASYIANAPIGFNMSYDTSLWAGVAATVVAVIAFFTLLKPMTPEEQAND; this is encoded by the coding sequence ATGTTGTGGTTTCTAATCTGCGTAGCAATCCTGCTGCTTGGCTACTTCTTATACAGTAAAGTAGTCGAAAAAATCTTTGTTATCAATCCGAAACGTGAAACGCCAGCCCACACCTTAAAAGATGGCGTGGATTACGTTCCTATGTCGAAGAAAAAAATCTGGTTAATCCAGCTTTTAAATATCGCTGGAACAGGTCCTATTTTTGGTCCAATTTTAGGAGCATTGTATGGACCAGTTGCGATGCTTTGGATTGTGTTCGGTTGTGTATTCGCAGGTGCTGTGCATGATTACTTTAGTGGTATGTTGAGTATTCGTAACGGTGGGGCAAACATTCCTTATATGGCTGGTAAATACCTTGGTCGCCCAGCAAAACACGTAATGAATATCTTCGCTATTTTATTACTATTGCTTGTTGGTGTGGTATTTGTTGCAAGTCCTGCATCATTATTGACTAATATTACTAGCGAATTAATGAATTCAGGCTCTGTTGGTGCAGCAGCCGTTAATGATGAAGCGGGTGCAGCGAAAGGCAATATCTTGATGATTTGGACAGCGATTATTTTTGTTTATTATATCATCGCAACTTTAGTACCAATCGATAAAATTATCGGTCGAATTTATCCTATCTTTGGTGCTTTATTAATGTTCATGACATTAGGAATGTTATTTGGTTTATTCTTTGAAGGTATTCCATTCTTCCAAACAGTAACAGCTAAATTAGGCCATGAAGTAGAATTAGCAGATTTCTTCACGAATTTACATCCAAAAGAAGGCACACCATTATGGCCATTATTATTCGTAACTATTGCTTGTGGTGCGATTTCAGGTTTCCACGCAACGCAATCACCATTAATGGCTCGTTGTACTGAAAATGAAAAAGAAGGTCGTTTTATTTTCTATGGTGCAATGATTGGCGAAGGGGTTATCGCATTAATTTGGTGTATGGTGGGTTTAAGTTTCTATGATGACCAAGCATCATTAGTGGAAGCCTTAAAAGGTACGCCATCTAAAGTAGTATATGATTCTGCAATCGGTATGCTTGGCTTGTTCGGTGGTATTTTAGCAGTACTAGGTGTAGTTGTATTACCAATTACTTCCGGAGATACCGCGTTCCGTGCCGCACGTTTGTTAATCGCAGATTACTTAAAAATTGACCAACGCAATATTGCAAAACGTTTAAGTATTGCTATTCCATTATTTGCTATTGGTTATTGGGTTTCAACTGTTGACTTCCAAGTATTATGGCGTTACTTCGGTTGGGCAAATCAAACGACAGCAATGGTAATGTTATGGACCGCTTCTGCATATTTATTCCGTCACAAAAAATTCCACTGGGTTACAACAATTCCGGCGATTTTTATGACGATGGTATGTGCAAGTTATATTGCAAATGCGCCAATCGGTTTCAATATGTCTTATGATACATCGCTTTGGGCTGGTGTGGCGGCAACAGTTGTAGCAGTGATTGCGTTTTTCACATTGTTAAAACCAATGACGCCGGAAGAGCAAGCTAACGACTAA
- the mraY gene encoding phospho-N-acetylmuramoyl-pentapeptide-transferase, with amino-acid sequence MLVWLASVLEQYFSGFHVISYLTVRAVLALMTALLLSLWIGPKMIKRLQIFKFGQEVRNDGPESHFQKRGTPTMGGIMILATITASTLLWGDLTNPYIWFSLFVLLGYGAVGFVDDYRKIKYKNTDGLIACWKYFWLSVIALIAVVGMYVVGKDTDATRLVVPFFKDIMPQLGLFYIVLAYFVIVGTSNAVNLTDGLDGLAIMPTVFVAGAFAIIAWATGNIEISKYLYIPYISFTSELVIFCTAIVGAGLGFLWFNTYPAQVFMGDVGSLALGGALGTLAVLVRQEFLLVIMGGVFVMETVSVILQVGSYKLRKKRIFRMAPIHHHYELKGWPEPRVIIRFWIISLMLVLFGLITLKLR; translated from the coding sequence ATGTTAGTTTGGTTAGCTTCTGTTTTAGAGCAATATTTTAGTGGTTTCCACGTTATTTCCTATTTAACTGTCCGTGCAGTACTTGCCTTAATGACAGCATTATTATTGTCATTGTGGATTGGTCCGAAAATGATCAAACGCTTACAGATCTTCAAATTTGGGCAAGAAGTTCGTAATGACGGTCCTGAAAGCCATTTCCAAAAACGTGGTACGCCAACGATGGGTGGGATCATGATTTTGGCAACCATTACGGCAAGTACGTTATTATGGGGCGATTTAACTAATCCTTATATTTGGTTTAGTTTGTTCGTTTTGCTTGGCTATGGTGCAGTGGGTTTTGTGGATGATTACCGCAAAATTAAATATAAGAATACTGATGGATTAATTGCGTGTTGGAAATATTTTTGGTTGTCTGTGATTGCGTTAATTGCTGTAGTAGGCATGTATGTTGTAGGAAAAGATACCGATGCTACACGTTTGGTTGTTCCATTCTTTAAAGATATTATGCCGCAACTAGGCTTGTTCTATATTGTGTTGGCTTATTTTGTGATTGTGGGAACCAGTAACGCCGTGAACTTAACCGATGGATTAGACGGTTTAGCCATTATGCCAACAGTTTTTGTAGCCGGCGCATTTGCAATTATTGCTTGGGCAACGGGTAATATCGAAATCTCAAAATATCTTTATATTCCTTATATTAGTTTTACTTCTGAACTCGTTATTTTCTGTACGGCAATTGTGGGGGCCGGTCTCGGTTTCCTTTGGTTTAATACCTATCCGGCGCAAGTATTTATGGGCGATGTGGGTTCCCTTGCTTTAGGTGGTGCGCTCGGTACATTAGCGGTGCTAGTACGTCAAGAATTCTTACTTGTGATTATGGGGGGCGTGTTTGTGATGGAAACCGTTTCCGTTATCTTACAAGTCGGTTCTTATAAACTTCGTAAGAAACGTATTTTCCGTATGGCACCAATTCATCACCATTATGAACTCAAAGGTTGGCCAGAGCCACGCGTTATTATTCGATTCTGGATTATTTCATTAATGCTGGTTTTATTTGGATTAATTACATTGAAATTACGTTAA
- the murE gene encoding UDP-N-acetylmuramoylalanyl-D-glutamate--2, 6-diaminopimelate ligase — MKNLTALLGLASTELENIHLTNMTLDSRVVTPGCLFVAIKGHSVDGRKFISNAIAQGAVAVLKECDNQTEHLQVVFEQNVPVISYFALPEYLSKISDIFYNQPSQHLTLVGVTGTNGKTTIAQLLAQWTQILGKTPAVMGTIGNGLFGQITPAANTTGSAIEVQSSLARFVEQGADFAAIEVSSHGLVQKRVEALHFAVAVFTNLSRDHLDYHGTMDEYAKAKKRLFTELYSKCQIINADDEIGAQWLSELPNAVAVSCNPHYQPTQINWLKLTVLSFTNKGANIEFASSWGNGQLESHLIGAFNVSNLLVVTATLLTLGYSLSQLTTTVSQLTGVCGRMEMLTAENKATVIVDYAHTPDALEKALAAARIHCHGKLWCIFGCGGDRDSGKRPLMAQIAEKMADNVIATDDNPRTEEPAQIMADIKAGFSNPELVQIIHHREDAIKTAIQSADKNDVILIAGKGHEDYQIIGTEKLHFSDQETAKKYLYLE, encoded by the coding sequence ATGAAAAATCTGACCGCACTTTTAGGGCTGGCTAGCACTGAATTAGAGAATATCCATCTTACTAACATGACCTTAGACAGCCGCGTGGTGACGCCTGGCTGTCTTTTTGTTGCGATAAAAGGGCATTCGGTAGACGGTCGGAAGTTTATTTCAAATGCTATTGCGCAAGGTGCAGTGGCAGTATTGAAAGAATGCGATAACCAAACAGAACATCTACAGGTTGTTTTTGAACAAAATGTTCCTGTCATTTCTTATTTTGCGTTACCAGAATACTTATCTAAGATTTCCGATATTTTTTATAATCAACCTTCACAACATCTGACATTAGTTGGCGTCACAGGCACTAACGGAAAAACGACTATTGCACAGCTTTTAGCACAATGGACACAAATTTTAGGTAAAACTCCCGCCGTGATGGGGACGATTGGAAATGGTTTGTTCGGTCAGATAACACCAGCAGCGAACACAACAGGTTCTGCGATTGAAGTACAATCATCATTGGCGCGTTTTGTGGAACAAGGTGCAGATTTTGCTGCAATTGAAGTGTCATCGCATGGATTAGTACAAAAACGCGTGGAAGCCTTGCATTTCGCGGTAGCGGTATTTACAAATTTAAGTCGCGATCATCTTGATTATCACGGTACGATGGACGAGTATGCTAAAGCCAAAAAACGTCTATTCACCGAATTATATAGCAAATGCCAAATTATTAATGCGGATGATGAAATCGGTGCACAATGGTTATCCGAATTGCCGAATGCGGTGGCAGTTAGTTGCAATCCACATTATCAACCAACACAAATAAACTGGTTAAAATTGACCGTACTTTCTTTCACTAATAAAGGTGCCAATATTGAATTTGCATCGAGTTGGGGAAATGGTCAGTTAGAAAGTCACTTAATTGGTGCATTTAATGTCAGTAATTTGTTAGTCGTTACCGCCACGCTATTAACATTAGGTTATTCTTTGTCGCAGTTGACAACAACGGTCTCACAGCTTACGGGAGTTTGTGGACGCATGGAAATGCTGACTGCTGAAAATAAAGCCACAGTGATTGTCGATTATGCTCATACACCGGATGCGTTGGAAAAAGCGTTAGCGGCTGCACGCATTCATTGTCACGGTAAACTCTGGTGTATTTTTGGCTGCGGAGGAGATCGCGATAGTGGTAAGCGACCACTTATGGCACAAATTGCAGAAAAAATGGCAGATAACGTGATTGCAACGGATGACAACCCACGCACAGAAGAACCTGCTCAAATTATGGCAGACATTAAAGCTGGTTTTTCAAATCCCGAATTGGTACAAATTATTCATCATCGTGAAGACGCGATTAAAACAGCAATTCAAAGTGCGGATAAAAATGATGTAATTTTAATTGCAGGCAAAGGACACGAAGATTATCAAATTATTGGAACGGAAAAATTGCATTTTTCTGATCAAGAAACGGCGAAGAAATATTTATATTTAGAATGA
- the ftsL gene encoding cell division protein FtsL, with product MTEPLSNSERYPLQNVVIQDLFEMNKTVVALILLIVVTAVSTIWVTYQTRMLVAEKGELIFEKQAFENEYVNLKLEETTLSDNTRIEAIATVRLGMARVKPEQEVVILE from the coding sequence ATGACCGAGCCTTTATCAAATAGTGAACGTTATCCGTTACAAAATGTGGTGATCCAAGATTTATTCGAAATGAATAAAACTGTTGTAGCCTTGATTTTATTAATCGTTGTAACGGCTGTGAGTACGATTTGGGTTACTTATCAAACTCGAATGTTAGTTGCAGAAAAAGGTGAGTTAATTTTTGAAAAACAAGCTTTTGAAAATGAATATGTCAATTTAAAGTTGGAAGAAACAACATTAAGTGATAACACACGTATCGAAGCCATTGCGACTGTAAGACTAGGTATGGCACGAGTGAAACCAGAACAAGAAGTGGTGATTTTAGAATAA
- the mraW gene encoding S-adenosyl-methyltransferase MraW, translating to MNASNTFSHPTHLTVLLHETVDGLALVDGRENGIYIDGTFGRGGHSRLILSKLSENGRLIAIDRDPRAIAEAQTIQDSRFHIEHNSFSHLPEICEKLGLTGKIDGILLDLGVSSPQLDDAERGFSFMKDGPLDMRMDMTKGLSAAEWLAQVSIDDLAWVLKTFGEERFAKRIATAIVNYNRSAVEKNEEIINRTLQLAEIISNAVPFKDKHKHPATRSFQAIRIFINSELDELESILNSAISVLAPQGRLSIISFHSLEDRMVKHFMRKQSKGEDVPKGLPLREDQIKRHCTLRVIGKAIQASAEEVAANPRSRSAILRVAEKL from the coding sequence ATGAATGCCTCAAATACATTTTCTCACCCCACTCACCTTACGGTTTTATTGCATGAGACCGTAGATGGTTTAGCTTTGGTTGATGGGCGTGAAAATGGTATTTATATTGATGGTACATTTGGTCGTGGTGGACATTCTCGTTTAATCCTTTCTAAGCTGAGTGAAAACGGTCGTTTAATTGCAATTGATCGTGATCCAAGAGCAATCGCTGAAGCACAAACTATTCAAGACTCACGTTTTCATATCGAACACAATAGTTTTTCTCATCTTCCTGAAATCTGTGAGAAATTAGGTTTAACAGGCAAAATTGATGGTATTTTGTTAGATCTTGGCGTTTCATCGCCACAACTTGATGACGCAGAACGTGGTTTTAGTTTTATGAAAGACGGTCCACTTGATATGCGGATGGATATGACCAAAGGGCTGTCAGCAGCAGAATGGTTAGCGCAAGTTTCTATTGATGATTTAGCTTGGGTATTAAAAACCTTTGGTGAAGAACGCTTTGCTAAACGCATTGCGACGGCTATCGTCAACTATAACAGAAGTGCGGTGGAAAAAAATGAAGAAATAATCAACCGCACTTTACAGCTTGCAGAGATTATTTCCAATGCGGTTCCTTTCAAAGATAAACATAAACATCCTGCAACGCGTTCATTCCAAGCCATTAGAATTTTTATCAATTCAGAATTAGATGAGTTAGAAAGTATTCTCAACTCAGCGATTTCAGTTTTAGCACCACAAGGACGTTTATCAATTATTAGTTTTCATTCGCTTGAAGACAGAATGGTCAAACATTTTATGCGTAAGCAAAGTAAGGGCGAAGATGTACCAAAAGGTTTGCCATTGCGTGAAGATCAAATTAAACGCCATTGTACTTTAAGAGTCATTGGCAAAGCGATTCAAGCAAGTGCTGAAGAAGTAGCGGCTAACCCGCGTTCGCGTAGCGCCATATTACGAGTAGCGGAGAAATTATAA
- the mraZ gene encoding cell division protein MraZ, which yields MFRGASAMNLDAKGRLAIPTRYRPEILEQNHGMMVCTVDARQSCLLLYPLQEWEEIEQKLLELSSLDPVQSALKRVMMGYATECELDSAGRILLSQPLRQHAKLEKSIMLVGQLNKFEIWSEAQWNAQIEQDIARGVNGEFALSEALKTLSL from the coding sequence ATGTTTCGTGGTGCTTCGGCGATGAATCTAGATGCGAAAGGTCGTCTTGCGATCCCAACGCGCTATCGCCCTGAAATCCTTGAGCAGAATCACGGTATGATGGTGTGCACGGTAGATGCGCGTCAATCTTGCTTGTTGCTTTATCCGTTACAAGAATGGGAAGAAATTGAACAAAAGTTATTAGAACTTTCGAGTTTAGATCCTGTGCAAAGTGCATTAAAACGAGTGATGATGGGCTATGCCACTGAATGCGAATTAGACAGTGCAGGACGTATTCTCTTAAGTCAACCATTGCGCCAACATGCAAAATTAGAAAAATCCATTATGTTAGTTGGGCAATTAAACAAGTTTGAGATTTGGTCTGAAGCACAATGGAATGCTCAGATTGAACAAGATATCGCGCGTGGCGTGAATGGCGAATTTGCCTTATCAGAAGCATTAAAAACGCTGTCACTATAA